The following coding sequences are from one Streptomyces sp. NBC_01294 window:
- a CDS encoding UBP-type zinc finger domain-containing protein → MSECTHVAELPRPEPVPSGQTCPECLALGSHPVQLRMCLDCGHVGCCDSSPFRHASAHHRETGHPVMRSFEPGETWRWCFIDGSIV, encoded by the coding sequence ATGAGCGAGTGCACTCACGTTGCCGAACTGCCGCGCCCCGAGCCCGTCCCGTCCGGACAGACCTGCCCCGAATGTCTGGCGCTCGGCAGTCATCCCGTGCAGCTGCGGATGTGCCTGGACTGCGGGCACGTGGGGTGCTGCGATTCCTCCCCGTTCCGGCACGCCTCCGCACACCACCGGGAGACCGGGCATCCGGTGATGCGGAGCTTCGAACCGGGCGAGACGTGGCGATGGTGTTTCATCGACGGTTCGATCGTCTGA
- a CDS encoding anti-sigma regulatory factor, with product MSQIAGEPGTQDFVEVRLPAAGAYLSVLRTATAGLAARLDFTLDEIEDLRIAVDEACAILLQQAVPGSVLSCVFRLIDDSLEVTVSAPTTDGRAPERDTFAWTVLSALAGKVEATVEENRTVSISLYKQRGAGPGPA from the coding sequence GTGTCCCAGATCGCAGGCGAGCCCGGGACTCAGGACTTCGTGGAAGTCCGGCTGCCCGCTGCGGGTGCCTACCTGTCGGTGCTGCGAACGGCCACGGCCGGTCTCGCGGCACGTTTGGACTTCACCCTCGACGAGATCGAGGACCTCCGCATCGCGGTGGACGAGGCCTGCGCGATCCTGCTCCAGCAGGCCGTGCCGGGCTCCGTCCTCAGCTGCGTCTTCCGGCTGATCGACGATTCGCTGGAGGTGACCGTCTCGGCGCCGACCACCGACGGGCGCGCGCCGGAGCGTGACACGTTCGCGTGGACGGTCCTGTCGGCCCTGGCCGGCAAGGTCGAGGCCACGGTCGAGGAGAACCGGACGGTGAGCATCAGCCTCTACAAACAGCGCGGCGCGGGACCAGGCCCGGCGTGA
- a CDS encoding RNA polymerase sigma factor SigF, giving the protein MPVRGGDRPRVRHEVDGGIPEQQHARPHPADADAEDGFLDSAERRAGPMSENQHDQAQPAQPPEAAAAVPAAPAVPLFPVTPALPDPRDRSGARALFIELRAMPDGSVEKAELRNRLVRMHLPLVEHLARRFRNRGEPLDDLTQVATIGLIKSVDRFDPDRGVEFSTYATPTVVGEIKRHFRDKGWAVRVPRRLQELRLSLTTATAELSQQHGRSPTVHELAERLGISEEEVLEGLESANAYSTLSLDVPDTDDESPAVADTLGSEDEALEGVEYRESLKPLLEGLPPREKRILLLRFFGNMTQSQIAQEVGISQMHVSRLLARTLAQLREKLLVEE; this is encoded by the coding sequence ATCCCGGTGCGGGGCGGGGATCGGCCCCGGGTACGGCACGAGGTCGACGGCGGCATCCCGGAGCAGCAGCACGCCCGGCCGCACCCGGCTGACGCGGATGCGGAAGACGGCTTTTTGGACTCGGCGGAGCGACGGGCGGGCCCTATGAGCGAGAACCAGCACGACCAAGCACAGCCGGCTCAGCCACCGGAGGCCGCGGCAGCGGTCCCGGCGGCCCCGGCGGTGCCACTGTTCCCGGTGACCCCGGCGCTGCCGGATCCCCGTGACCGCAGCGGCGCGCGGGCCCTGTTCATCGAGCTGCGGGCCATGCCCGACGGGTCGGTGGAGAAGGCGGAGCTGCGCAACCGGCTCGTACGGATGCACCTGCCGCTCGTCGAGCACCTGGCGCGGCGCTTCCGCAACCGCGGTGAGCCGCTGGACGACCTGACCCAGGTCGCGACGATCGGCCTCATCAAGTCGGTGGACCGGTTCGATCCCGACCGCGGGGTCGAGTTCTCCACGTACGCCACGCCCACGGTGGTCGGCGAGATCAAGCGCCACTTCCGCGACAAGGGCTGGGCGGTACGCGTGCCCCGGCGCCTGCAGGAGCTGCGGCTCTCGCTGACAACGGCCACGGCGGAACTGTCCCAGCAGCACGGCCGCTCCCCCACGGTGCACGAACTGGCCGAACGGCTGGGGATCTCCGAGGAGGAGGTGCTGGAGGGGCTGGAATCGGCCAATGCCTACAGCACGCTGTCGCTGGACGTCCCGGACACCGACGACGAGTCTCCGGCGGTCGCGGACACCCTGGGCTCGGAGGACGAGGCCCTGGAGGGCGTCGAGTACCGCGAGTCCCTCAAGCCGCTGCTGGAGGGCCTGCCGCCGCGGGAGAAGCGGATCCTGTTGCTCCGGTTCTTCGGCAACATGACCCAGTCCCAGATCGCCCAGGAGGTCGGCATCTCCCAGATGCACGTCTCCCGGCTACTGGCCCGCACCCTGGCCCAGCTCCGCGAGAAGCTCCTCGTCGAGGAGTAG
- a CDS encoding diacylglycerol/lipid kinase family protein, with translation MRALLVANPAATTTSARTRDVLTHALASEMKLEAVTTEYRGHARDLGRKAAHEGLDLVVALGGDGTVNEVVNGLLHNGPDPDRLPRLAVVPGGSTNVFARALGLPNDAVEATGALLDALREQRERTVGLGLAAGTPGTEDESVPARWFTFCAGFGFDAGVVGRVEQQRERGKRSTHALYVRQLMRQFWEEPNRRHGTVTLERPGADPVTDLVLSIVCNTSPWTYLGNRPLYASPEASFDTALDVLALNRLSTPAVARYATQLLTSTPERGPHGKHAVSLHDLTDFTLHSKVPLPFQMDGDHLGLRTSVRFTGVRRALRVIV, from the coding sequence ATGCGTGCACTTCTCGTGGCCAACCCAGCAGCGACGACCACCAGTGCGCGCACGCGCGATGTCCTGACCCATGCCCTGGCCAGCGAAATGAAGCTGGAGGCGGTGACGACCGAGTACCGCGGGCACGCCCGGGACCTGGGGCGCAAGGCCGCGCACGAGGGACTCGACCTCGTCGTCGCCCTCGGCGGCGACGGCACGGTCAACGAAGTGGTGAACGGGCTCCTGCACAACGGGCCCGATCCGGACCGGCTGCCCCGGCTGGCGGTGGTTCCCGGCGGCTCCACCAATGTGTTCGCCCGCGCGCTGGGGCTGCCCAACGATGCGGTCGAGGCGACCGGCGCGCTGCTCGACGCGCTGCGCGAGCAGCGCGAGCGGACGGTGGGCCTGGGTCTGGCGGCCGGCACCCCGGGCACGGAGGACGAGTCGGTCCCGGCGCGCTGGTTCACCTTCTGCGCGGGCTTCGGCTTCGACGCGGGAGTCGTGGGGCGGGTCGAGCAGCAGCGGGAGCGCGGCAAGCGTTCGACGCACGCGCTGTACGTACGACAGCTGATGCGGCAGTTCTGGGAAGAGCCGAACCGCCGGCACGGCACGGTCACCCTGGAGCGCCCCGGCGCGGACCCGGTGACGGATCTGGTGCTGTCGATAGTGTGCAACACCTCACCGTGGACGTATCTGGGGAATCGTCCGCTTTACGCCTCTCCGGAGGCGTCGTTCGATACTGCGCTTGACGTATTGGCACTGAACCGTTTGTCAACTCCGGCCGTCGCCCGGTACGCGACACAGCTCCTGACCTCCACTCCTGAGCGGGGTCCACACGGCAAGCATGCGGTGTCTCTACACGATCTGACCGACTTCACCTTGCATTCCAAGGTTCCCCTTCCGTTCCAGATGGACGGAGACCACCTCGGACTGCGGACCAGCGTTCGGTTCACAGGCGTACGCCGGGCACTGCGTGTGATTGTGTGA
- a CDS encoding WhiB family transcriptional regulator: protein MDWRHNAVCREEDPELFFPIGNTGPALLQIEEAKAVCRRCPVMEQCLQWALESGQDSGVWGGLSEDERRAMKRRAARNRARNASA, encoded by the coding sequence ATGGACTGGCGTCACAACGCCGTTTGCCGCGAGGAAGACCCGGAACTCTTCTTCCCCATCGGCAACACCGGTCCTGCGCTGCTGCAGATCGAGGAAGCCAAGGCCGTCTGCCGCCGTTGCCCCGTCATGGAGCAGTGCCTGCAGTGGGCGCTCGAGTCCGGTCAGGACTCCGGCGTCTGGGGCGGTCTCAGCGAGGACGAGCGCCGCGCCATGAAGCGCCGCGCCGCTCGCAACCGGGCGCGCAACGCCAGCGCCTGA
- a CDS encoding sensor histidine kinase: MNDLVRQHTALSETDLEWLHLLVSEWQLLSDLSFADLVLWVPTLDGTRYVSVAQMRPNTGPTSYQDDMVGHLVPRGRRPLLDAALDEGRIVREGDPEWREEVPVRVESIPVRREGRVLGVIARNTNLLTVRTPSRLELTYLQSASDLAQMIAAGSFPYPGQQVDMDASPRVGDGLIRLDADGVVTYASPNALSAYHRLGLAADLVGQHLGNTTAELAPSRGPVDEALVKLASGWAPRETEVDGNGGVIQLRAIPLKPKGTRIGSLVLCRDVTELRRRERELITKDATIREIHHRVKNNLQTVAALLRLQARRMDSPQGREALNEAVRRVGSIAIVHETLSQNLDERVEFDEIADRVIAMVSEISPGKVDCRRTGRFGILDAEVATPLSMVLTEILQNALEHAFTQGERGTVEVAAIRAGTGRKDGRLLITVLDDGSGLPEGFDPQRAGNLGLQIVRTLVEGELGGTFDMVRAEPRGTKVVLDIPSSPQK; encoded by the coding sequence ATGAACGACCTCGTACGCCAGCACACCGCTCTCAGTGAAACCGACCTGGAGTGGCTCCACCTGCTGGTCTCGGAGTGGCAGCTGCTCTCCGACCTGTCCTTCGCCGACCTCGTGCTGTGGGTGCCCACGCTCGACGGCACCCGGTACGTGTCGGTCGCCCAGATGCGCCCGAACACCGGCCCCACCTCGTACCAGGACGACATGGTCGGCCACCTGGTGCCGCGCGGCCGCCGCCCGCTGCTGGACGCCGCGCTCGACGAGGGCCGGATCGTGCGCGAGGGCGACCCGGAGTGGCGCGAGGAGGTGCCGGTCCGCGTCGAGTCGATCCCCGTCCGCCGCGAGGGGCGGGTACTGGGAGTGATCGCGCGCAACACCAACCTGCTCACTGTGCGTACACCGAGCCGGCTGGAGCTGACCTACCTCCAGTCCGCCTCCGACCTGGCCCAGATGATCGCGGCGGGCTCCTTCCCGTACCCCGGCCAGCAGGTCGACATGGACGCCTCCCCGCGCGTCGGCGACGGCCTGATCCGGCTCGACGCCGACGGCGTGGTCACGTACGCCTCCCCGAACGCGCTCTCCGCCTACCACCGGCTCGGCCTCGCTGCCGACCTGGTCGGCCAGCACTTGGGCAACACCACCGCCGAACTCGCCCCCTCCCGCGGCCCGGTGGACGAGGCGCTGGTCAAGCTGGCCAGCGGCTGGGCCCCGAGGGAGACCGAGGTCGACGGCAACGGCGGGGTCATCCAGCTGCGTGCCATCCCGCTCAAGCCGAAGGGGACCCGCATCGGGTCGCTGGTGCTCTGCCGCGACGTCACGGAACTGCGTCGTCGCGAACGTGAACTGATCACCAAGGACGCGACCATCCGGGAGATCCACCACCGGGTGAAGAACAACCTCCAGACCGTGGCCGCGCTGTTGCGGCTACAGGCCCGTCGGATGGATTCGCCGCAGGGCCGCGAGGCGCTCAACGAGGCCGTGCGCCGCGTCGGTTCGATCGCGATCGTGCACGAGACGCTGTCTCAGAACCTGGATGAGCGGGTCGAGTTCGACGAGATCGCCGACCGCGTGATCGCGATGGTCTCGGAGATCTCTCCCGGCAAGGTCGACTGCCGGCGCACCGGCCGCTTCGGGATCCTGGACGCGGAGGTCGCCACTCCGCTGTCGATGGTGCTGACCGAGATCCTGCAGAACGCCCTGGAGCACGCCTTCACCCAGGGCGAGCGGGGCACCGTGGAGGTGGCCGCGATCCGCGCCGGAACCGGCCGCAAGGACGGACGGCTGCTGATCACCGTGCTCGACGACGGCAGCGGTCTGCCCGAGGGCTTCGATCCCCAGCGGGCCGGCAATCTCGGACTGCAGATCGTACGGACCCTCGTGGAGGGCGAGCTCGGCGGCACCTTCGACATGGTCCGGGCCGAGCCGCGCGGCACCAAGGTCGTCCTCGACATCCCGTCCAGCCCGCAGAAGTAG
- a CDS encoding TetR/AcrR family transcriptional regulator — MVTGQRGRPRSFDRDAALDKAMTAFWERGYEATSISDLTASLGISAPSLYAAFGDKRTLFEEVVAVYACRYGDFAGVALAEEPTARAAVERVLREAAEIYTDPAHPRGCMVLSAAINTTSDEVAQALRERRNASLEVFESRIRADVATGELPADTDARALARYAGAVVAGMSQQSRDGASREELEAVAERALLAWPPARPVRNSA, encoded by the coding sequence ATGGTGACCGGACAGCGCGGCAGACCCCGTTCCTTCGACCGCGACGCGGCCCTCGACAAGGCGATGACCGCCTTCTGGGAGCGCGGCTACGAGGCGACCTCGATCTCCGACCTGACCGCCTCGCTGGGGATCAGCGCGCCCAGCCTCTACGCGGCCTTCGGCGACAAGCGCACGCTCTTCGAGGAGGTCGTGGCGGTGTACGCGTGCCGGTACGGGGACTTCGCGGGCGTGGCGCTCGCCGAGGAGCCCACGGCCCGGGCGGCCGTCGAGCGCGTCCTGCGCGAGGCCGCCGAGATCTACACCGACCCGGCCCACCCGCGGGGCTGCATGGTGCTGAGTGCCGCGATCAACACCACCTCGGACGAGGTGGCGCAGGCGCTGCGCGAGCGGCGCAACGCCAGCCTGGAGGTGTTCGAGAGCCGGATCCGCGCGGACGTGGCCACCGGTGAGCTGCCCGCGGACACGGACGCGCGGGCGCTGGCCCGGTATGCGGGGGCCGTGGTGGCCGGGATGTCTCAGCAGTCGCGCGACGGGGCGAGCCGGGAGGAGCTGGAGGCGGTCGCGGAGCGGGCGCTGCTGGCCTGGCCGCCGGCCCGGCCGGTACGGAATTCCGCCTGA
- a CDS encoding SDR family oxidoreductase: MGVLKGKTALVTGGSRGIGRAVAERLARDGALVAVHYGRNEAAAKETVAAIEAAGGRAFTLGAELGVPGDAEALWAAYAAHPAHTEGVDILVNNAGGATFAGIEQTDEEAYDRAHALNAKAPFFVIKHGLARLRDGGRIVNVTGTPDIALPAILATVMAKGAVNALTRSLAAELAPRGITVNSVGPGITGTDLNAALLADPATRAHMASRSVFHRVGAPEEVADVVAFLASADSRWVTGQHLDATGGLQLALL; the protein is encoded by the coding sequence ATGGGCGTGCTCAAGGGAAAGACGGCACTGGTCACGGGCGGCAGCCGGGGCATCGGACGGGCCGTGGCGGAGCGGCTGGCGCGGGACGGGGCACTGGTGGCGGTGCACTACGGGCGCAACGAGGCGGCGGCGAAGGAGACCGTGGCCGCGATCGAGGCGGCCGGCGGGCGGGCGTTCACCCTGGGGGCCGAACTCGGGGTGCCCGGCGACGCAGAGGCGCTCTGGGCGGCGTACGCGGCCCATCCCGCGCACACCGAGGGCGTGGACATCCTCGTGAACAACGCGGGGGGCGCGACCTTCGCCGGAATCGAGCAGACCGACGAGGAGGCGTACGACCGGGCGCACGCGCTCAACGCCAAGGCACCGTTCTTCGTGATCAAGCACGGGCTGGCGCGGCTGCGGGACGGGGGCCGGATCGTCAACGTGACCGGCACCCCGGACATCGCGCTGCCCGCGATCCTGGCCACGGTCATGGCGAAGGGCGCGGTGAACGCGCTGACCCGGTCGCTGGCGGCCGAGCTGGCCCCGCGCGGGATCACCGTGAACTCGGTGGGCCCGGGCATCACCGGGACGGACCTGAACGCGGCCCTGCTCGCGGATCCGGCGACCCGCGCCCACATGGCCTCCCGGTCCGTCTTCCACCGGGTGGGCGCGCCGGAGGAGGTGGCGGACGTGGTGGCCTTCCTGGCCTCGGCGGACTCCCGCTGGGTCACGGGCCAGCACCTGGACGCGACGGGCGGCCTGCAACTGGCGCTGCTCTGA
- the nagB gene encoding glucosamine-6-phosphate deaminase, whose protein sequence is MEVVIVPDAKAGGELIAEAMAALVRRKPDALLGVATGSTPLPIYEALAAKVRAGRVDASKARICQLDEYVGLPAGHPESYRAVVLREVVEPLGLSEASFMGPDGAAEDIVGACEAYDRALAEAGGVDLQLLGIGTDGHIGFNEPCSSLASRTRIKTLTEQTRVDNARFFDDDLDQVPHHVITQGIGTILDARHLVLLATGEGKAEAVAQTVEGPLSALVPGSALQLHRHATVVVDEAAASKLKLADYFRHTYANKPAWQGL, encoded by the coding sequence GTGGAAGTTGTCATCGTCCCGGACGCCAAGGCAGGCGGCGAGCTCATCGCGGAGGCCATGGCCGCCCTGGTGCGCCGCAAGCCCGACGCCCTGCTCGGCGTGGCGACCGGCTCTACCCCGCTGCCCATCTACGAGGCCCTCGCCGCCAAGGTCAGGGCCGGCCGGGTCGACGCCTCCAAGGCCCGCATCTGCCAGCTCGACGAGTACGTCGGCCTGCCGGCCGGGCACCCCGAGTCCTACCGCGCCGTCGTGCTCCGCGAGGTCGTCGAGCCCCTCGGCCTGTCCGAGGCCTCCTTCATGGGCCCGGACGGTGCGGCCGAGGACATCGTCGGCGCGTGCGAGGCCTACGACCGGGCCCTGGCCGAGGCCGGCGGCGTCGACCTCCAGCTGCTGGGCATCGGCACGGACGGCCACATCGGCTTCAACGAGCCCTGCTCCTCCCTCGCCTCCCGCACCCGCATCAAGACGCTGACGGAGCAGACCCGCGTGGACAACGCGCGCTTCTTCGACGACGACCTGGACCAGGTGCCGCACCACGTCATCACCCAGGGCATCGGCACCATCCTCGACGCCCGCCACCTGGTGCTCCTGGCCACCGGTGAGGGCAAGGCCGAGGCCGTCGCGCAGACCGTCGAGGGGCCGCTGTCCGCGCTGGTCCCGGGGTCTGCGCTGCAGCTGCACCGGCATGCGACCGTCGTCGTGGACGAGGCGGCCGCGTCGAAGCTGAAGCTGGCGGACTACTTCCGGCACACGTACGCCAACAAGCCCGCCTGGCAGGGTCTGTAG
- a CDS encoding glycoside hydrolase family 3 protein, with translation MTVLAHRTTASDGKDALTQDALAVLQPGFEGTTAPAWLLRRLGEGLTAVGLFGRNIASPEQLAALTAQLRTERDDVLVAIDEEGGDVTRLEVRGGSSFPGNLALGAVDDTGLTRDVARELGRRLAECGVNLNWAPSADVNSNPDNPVIGVRSFGADTHLAARHTAAYVEGLQAAGVAACTKHFPGHGDTNVDSHHALPRIDVDLDTLQARELVPFKAAIEAGTKAVMSAHILVPALDPTRPATLSPQILTGLLRKELGYEGLIVTDGMEMNAIAGTYGIERGSVLAIAAGADAICVGGGLADEATVLRLRDALVAAVREGALPEERLADAAARVRALAAWTRGVRPDARPEGSRASGIGLTAARRAVVVTGSPEPVAAPYVATLTPVANIAVGDETPWGVAGELAALVPGTASGLYPEGASAGDILAAAGERTVVAVVRDAHRHPWMTEALDALVAARPDTVVVEMGLPMAAPRGAVYIATHGASRVCGRAAAEVIAGA, from the coding sequence ATGACTGTCCTTGCGCACCGCACCACGGCGTCCGACGGGAAGGACGCCCTGACCCAGGACGCCCTCGCGGTCCTCCAGCCCGGCTTCGAGGGCACCACCGCCCCCGCCTGGCTGCTCCGCCGGCTCGGCGAAGGCCTCACCGCCGTCGGCCTGTTCGGCCGCAACATCGCCTCGCCCGAGCAGCTCGCCGCGCTGACCGCGCAGCTGCGTACCGAGCGGGACGACGTCCTGGTCGCCATCGACGAGGAGGGCGGCGACGTCACCCGCCTGGAGGTCCGGGGCGGCTCGTCCTTCCCCGGCAACCTGGCCCTCGGCGCCGTCGACGACACCGGCCTCACCCGCGACGTCGCCCGCGAGCTGGGCCGCCGCCTCGCCGAGTGCGGGGTCAACCTCAACTGGGCCCCGTCCGCGGACGTCAACTCCAACCCGGACAACCCGGTGATCGGCGTACGGTCCTTCGGCGCCGACACCCACCTCGCCGCCCGGCACACCGCCGCCTACGTCGAGGGCCTCCAGGCCGCCGGGGTCGCCGCGTGCACCAAGCACTTCCCGGGCCACGGCGACACCAACGTCGACTCGCACCACGCCCTGCCGCGCATCGACGTGGACCTGGACACCCTCCAGGCCCGCGAACTCGTGCCCTTCAAGGCGGCCATCGAGGCCGGCACCAAGGCCGTGATGAGCGCGCACATCCTGGTGCCCGCCCTCGACCCGACCCGCCCGGCCACGCTCAGCCCGCAGATCCTGACCGGCCTGCTGCGCAAGGAGCTCGGCTACGAGGGCCTCATCGTCACCGACGGCATGGAGATGAACGCCATCGCCGGGACGTACGGGATCGAGCGCGGCTCGGTGCTGGCCATCGCGGCGGGTGCCGACGCGATCTGCGTCGGCGGCGGGCTCGCGGACGAGGCGACCGTACTGAGGCTGCGCGACGCGCTGGTGGCGGCCGTACGCGAGGGCGCGCTCCCCGAGGAGCGCCTCGCCGACGCCGCCGCCCGCGTCCGTGCGCTGGCCGCGTGGACCCGGGGGGTCCGGCCGGACGCGCGGCCGGAGGGGAGCCGCGCGTCCGGCATCGGCCTGACGGCCGCCCGCCGCGCAGTGGTCGTCACCGGCTCGCCGGAGCCGGTCGCGGCCCCGTACGTCGCGACGCTGACGCCGGTCGCGAACATCGCGGTCGGCGACGAGACGCCGTGGGGCGTGGCCGGCGAGCTGGCCGCACTCGTACCGGGGACCGCCTCGGGCCTCTACCCGGAGGGCGCCTCGGCCGGGGACATCCTGGCGGCGGCGGGGGAGCGGACCGTCGTCGCGGTGGTCCGCGACGCGCACCGGCACCCGTGGATGACGGAGGCCCTGGACGCGCTGGTCGCTGCGCGGCCGGACACGGTCGTGGTCGAGATGGGCCTGCCGATGGCTGCGCCGCGGGGTGCGGTGTACATCGCCACCCATGGCGCGTCGCGCGTCTGCGGCCGAGCCGCGGCGGAAGTCATTGCGGGGGCGTAG
- a CDS encoding carbohydrate ABC transporter permease, producing the protein MSTTTTAPKPAQQLRKRRPVRPGAVAKNLGALLLALVFVFPVYWMFSSALKPSSEMLTKDPVFVFTPTLDNFTKATGVENFWTYVTNSVLVTVGAVALALLVALAASFAIARMRFKGRKGLVLTVMMAQMAPWEVMVIAMYMIARDGEMLNSLPLLTAIYFVMILPFTIWTLRGFIAAVPVTLEEAAQIDGCTRGQAFRKVIFPLLAPGLMSTSLFGFITAWNEFAMVLILNKDKSAQTLPLWLTEFMSAFGNDWGATMAASSLFAVPVLLIFIFLQRKAVGGMTAGAVKG; encoded by the coding sequence GTGAGCACCACCACCACCGCGCCGAAGCCCGCGCAGCAGCTCCGCAAGCGCCGGCCGGTCCGCCCCGGAGCCGTGGCCAAGAACCTCGGCGCGCTCCTGCTGGCCCTGGTCTTCGTCTTCCCCGTGTACTGGATGTTCTCCTCGGCGCTCAAGCCGTCGAGCGAGATGCTCACCAAGGACCCGGTCTTCGTCTTCACCCCGACGCTGGACAACTTCACCAAGGCCACCGGGGTCGAGAACTTCTGGACGTACGTCACCAACAGCGTCCTGGTCACCGTCGGCGCCGTCGCGCTCGCCCTGCTCGTCGCCCTCGCCGCGAGCTTCGCCATCGCCCGGATGAGGTTCAAGGGCCGCAAGGGCCTGGTCCTCACCGTGATGATGGCCCAGATGGCCCCCTGGGAGGTCATGGTCATCGCGATGTACATGATCGCCCGCGACGGCGAGATGCTGAACAGCCTCCCGCTGCTCACCGCGATCTACTTCGTGATGATCCTCCCCTTCACCATCTGGACCCTGCGCGGCTTCATCGCCGCCGTCCCGGTGACCCTGGAGGAGGCGGCCCAGATCGACGGCTGCACCCGCGGCCAGGCCTTCCGCAAGGTGATCTTCCCCCTGCTGGCCCCCGGCCTGATGTCCACCTCGCTCTTCGGCTTCATCACGGCCTGGAACGAGTTCGCCATGGTCCTGATCCTCAACAAGGACAAGAGCGCGCAGACCCTGCCGCTGTGGCTGACCGAGTTCATGTCGGCCTTCGGCAACGACTGGGGCGCCACCATGGCCGCGTCCTCGCTCTTCGCGGTCCCGGTCCTGCTCATCTTCATCTTCCTCCAGCGCAAGGCCGTCGGCGGCATGACCGCCGGCGCAGTGAAGGGATAA
- a CDS encoding carbohydrate ABC transporter permease has product MTVHSQGAMTAAPQDAPQKSAGRPEKSASPTGSGPKSPRGGRKSLPSGWLPYLLVGPAVLALATLLLYPLIKNVILSFQDINKIEFIQRKYPFAGFSNYTELIGDADFWTVVVRSFAFTMANVVLIMVLGSLIGILLNRLGKKMRLVLSMALVMAWAMPIVASVQVFKWLFDEQFGVMNWVMRTAGFSGYEQHNWMQTGLSTLTIVTILVVWGSIPFVALNMYAGLTTVGAELYEAARMDGANGWQTFWKIVFPNLKPFFLVTTFLEVIWVFKAFTQVYAMNKGGPDRASEILPVFAYVEGQSQAHYGLAAAISVLTILILVVVMSFYFRLILKQEEEQ; this is encoded by the coding sequence ATGACCGTGCACTCCCAGGGAGCGATGACCGCCGCTCCACAGGACGCACCACAGAAGTCCGCCGGACGGCCCGAGAAGTCCGCGTCCCCGACCGGCTCCGGTCCCAAGTCTCCTCGCGGGGGCAGAAAGTCGCTCCCCTCGGGGTGGCTGCCCTACCTGCTGGTCGGGCCCGCGGTGCTCGCCCTCGCGACACTGCTGCTGTATCCGCTGATCAAGAACGTGATCCTGTCCTTCCAGGACATCAACAAGATCGAGTTCATTCAGCGGAAGTACCCGTTCGCGGGATTCTCCAACTACACCGAGCTGATCGGTGACGCGGACTTCTGGACCGTGGTCGTCCGCAGCTTCGCCTTCACCATGGCCAACGTCGTTCTGATCATGGTGCTCGGCAGCCTCATCGGCATCCTGCTGAACCGGCTCGGCAAGAAGATGCGCCTGGTCCTGTCGATGGCGCTGGTGATGGCCTGGGCCATGCCGATCGTCGCCTCCGTGCAGGTCTTCAAGTGGCTGTTCGACGAGCAGTTCGGCGTCATGAACTGGGTGATGCGCACCGCCGGCTTCTCCGGCTACGAGCAGCACAACTGGATGCAGACCGGCCTCTCCACGCTGACGATCGTCACGATCCTCGTGGTCTGGGGCTCCATCCCCTTCGTCGCCCTCAACATGTACGCCGGCCTCACCACGGTCGGAGCCGAGCTGTACGAGGCAGCCCGGATGGACGGCGCCAACGGCTGGCAGACCTTCTGGAAGATCGTCTTCCCGAACCTCAAGCCGTTCTTCCTCGTCACCACGTTCCTCGAGGTGATCTGGGTCTTCAAGGCCTTCACCCAGGTCTACGCGATGAACAAGGGCGGCCCCGACCGCGCCTCCGAGATCCTCCCGGTCTTCGCCTACGTCGAGGGCCAGAGCCAGGCCCACTACGGTCTCGCCGCCGCGATCTCCGTCCTGACGATCCTGATCCTCGTGGTCGTCATGTCCTTCTACTTCCGCCTGATCCTGAAGCAGGAGGAGGAGCAGTGA